TTGGCCAGGAAATGCTGGTCAATCTGCTGTACGCCGGAACGGCGCGCCTGCTGAGCGATCGCGTACTGACGGCCATCGTGACTGTGTGCGCCCTGCTGCTGAGCGCTACGGCCTACGCTACCGGTTCGATCGGCCACGGCTACCTCAGTGGGCTGCCTTCCTTCCTGGGCGGCTCGCTGAGGGCCGTGTTCGGCATTGCGCTGGGCCTGCTGCTGTATCGCCAGCGCGCCCGCCTCCACGGCCTGGCGACCATGCTGCCGGCGTGGTGCAGCCTGCTGCTGGTGGCGGCCATGCTGGCCGTGCCGGCGCCGCCGCGCCACACCTGGCTGCTCGAGCTGGCCGCCGTATTCCTCGTGTTTCCGCTGGCCGTACTCATGGGTGCGGCGGGCGCGCCGGCGCCCGGCTGGCACGGCCGCGCCATGCTGGCGCTCGGCGGCGCCAGTTATTCCCTCTATTTGCTGCACAACCCGTTCCTGAAGCTGGCCCGGCGCGTCGCCGAGGTGTCCGGCGATTGGACCCGCCCGGCGGTCGGGCTGCTCGCGCTGGCCTTGGTGCTGTTGTGCGTGCAGGTCGACCGGCGTTTCGACCAGCCCGCAGCCCGCTGGCTGCGCGTGCGCCTGCGGCGCAAGCGCACCTTGCCGCTCGCCAGCCCGGGCTGAGGTCCGCCTCCGGCCGCAGGCAGCAAAAACGTGCCGGCCCAGCCGGATCGCGCTGGAAATACAATTTTCGCTGGATGTTTGTACAGTATTTGGCGACAATAGCGGGCTTGCCGGGTGGCGCGGACGTGGCTTTTTCGGCAGAAGGCCGTCGCGAAGACTGCTTGCCGGCATGCCGTTGCGGATAGAATGCGCAGCATCTGCCGGATGGCTCGCGCCCTGGCTCCACATTCCCAGAATTGCAATCTATATAGTATGGCCACAAAAAAACCCGTTTCCGACTACAGCGAATCATCGATCCGCGTCCTGAAAGGACTGGAACCCGTCAAGCAGCGCCCGGGCATGTACACCCGCACGGAAAATCCGCTGCACATCATCCAGGAAGTGATCGACAACGCCTCCGACGAAGCACTGGGCGGCCATTGCAAGAACATCGTCGTCACGCAGAACACCGATGGCAGCATCACCGTCGAGGACGACGGCCGCGGCATTCCCGTGGGCCTGCACCCGGAAGAAAACGTGCCGACCGTGGAAATCGTGTTCACCCGGCTGCACGCGGGCGGCAAGTTCGACAAGGGTTCCGGTGGCGCCTATGCGTTCTCCGGCGGCCTCCATGGCGTGGGCGTATCCGTCACCAACGCGCTGTCGAAGCGCCTGGAGATCAACGTCTGGCGCAAGGACGACAAGGGCAACGGCTACCACACGATCGCCTTCGAGAACGGCGACCTGGTCCAGCCGCTGACGTCGCAGCCGGCGCCGAAGGACGGCAAGAAGTCCGGTACGCGCGTCACCGCATGGCCCGATGCGAAGTATTTCGATTCGCCGCTGATCTCGCAGGTCGAGCTGCAGCGCCTGCTGCGCTCGAAGGCCGTGCTGCTGCCCGGTGTCACGGTCACGCTGAAGAACGCCAAGACGGGCGACAGCCAGACCTGGCAATACAACGACGGCCTGCGCGGCTACCTGACCGAGGCGCTGGCGCAATCGGGCAATGGCGAGACTGTCGTGCCGATGTTCGAAGGCGAGCAGTTCGCCGGCCCGGATGCGGAAGGCTTCGCCGAGGGCGAAGGCGCGTCCTGGGTGGTGGCATGGACGGAGGAAGGCGCCATCATGCGCGAATCCTACGTCAACCTGATCCCCACGCCGAACGGCGGCACCCATGAATCGGGCCTGCGCGAAGGCCTGTTCGGCGCCATGAAGAATTTCGTCGAGCTGCATTCGCTGCTGCCGAAGGGCGTCAAGCTGCTGCCCGAGGACGTCTTTGCGCGCGCTTCGTTCGTGCTGTCGGCGAAGGTGCTGGACCCGCAGTTCCAGGGCCAGATCAAGGAGCGCCTGAACTCGCGCGACGCGGTGCGCCTCGTCGCCACGTATTCCAAGCCGGCGCTGGAGCTGTGGCTGAACCAGCACATCGACTGGGGCAAGAAGCTGGCCGAACTGGTCATCAAGCAGGCCCAGTCGCGCCTGCGCTCGGCCCAGAAGGTCGAGAAGAAGAAGTCGTCCGGCGTGGCCGTCCTGCCGGGCAAGCTGACGGACTGCGAATCCTCGGATGTGTCGCGCACGGAGCTGTTCCTCGTCGAGGGCGACTCGGCGGGCGGCTCGGCCAAGATGGGCCGCGACAAGGAATTCCAGGCCATCCTGCCGCTGCGCGGCAAGGTGCTGAACTCGTGGGAGACGGACCGCGACCGCCTGTTCGCCAACAACGAGATCCACGACATCGCCGTGGCGATCGGCGTCGACCCGCACGGCGTGACGGACAGCCCGGACCTGTCCGGCCTGCGCTACGGAAAAATCTGCATCCTGTCCGATGCGGACGTGGACGGCTCGCACATCCAGGTGCTGCTGCTGACGCTGTTCTTCCGCCACTTCCCGGCACTGATCCAGCACGGCCACATCTGCATCGCCCGCCCGCCGCTGTACCGCGTCGACGCGCCAGCACGCGGCAAGAAGCCGATCCAGAAGCTGTACGCGCTGGACGACGGCGAACTGACGGCGATCGAGGACAAGCTGCGCAAGGACGGGCTGAAGGACGGCAGCTGGTCGATCTCCCGCTTCAAGGGCCTGGGCGAGATGAACGCCGAACAGCTGTGGGAAACCACGATGAACCCGGACACGCGCCGCCTGCTGCCCGTGTCGCTGGGCGACTTCCAGCACACCGAGGCCGCCGCCCGCTTCAATATGTTGATGGGCAAGGGCGAAGCCGCCGCACGCCGCGCCTGGATCGAGGAGCATGGCAACGAAGTGGAAGCGGATATTTAACAGAGATACGTAATCATGACTCAACAAGCCAACCTCTTTGACGAACCGCAGCCGGGCAACAACGGCAATGGCGGCGACGGCGGCGAAACGCTGACCCTGTCCACCTTTGCCGAACGCGCCTACCTCGATTACGCCATCTCCGTCGTCAAGGGCCGCGCCCTGCCCGACGTGTGCGACGGCCAGAAGCCCGTGCAGCGCCGCATCCTGTATTCGATGAACGAACTGGGGCTGAACTCGGCCGCCAAGCCGCGCAAGTCCGCGACCGTCGTCGGCGACGTGCTGGGTAAGCTGCACCCGCACGGCGACCAGTCGGTGTACGACGCGCTGGTGCGCATGGCGCAGGACTTCTCGCTGCGCTACCCGCTGATCGACGGCCAGGGCAACTTCGGCTCGCGCGACGGCGACGGCGCCGCGGCAATGCGCTACACGGAAGCGCGCCTGACGCCGATCGCCCGCCTGCTGCTGGACGAGATCGACCAGGGCACCGTGGACTTCATCCCCAACTACGACGGCTCGACGGAAGAACCGGCCTTGCTGCCGGCGCGCCTGCCGATGGTGCTGTTGAACGGCGCTTCCGGTATCGCCGTCGGCCTTGCCACCGAGATCCCGTCGCACAACCTGCGCGAAGTGGCCGATGCCGCCGTCGCGCTGATCCGCAACCCGAAACTGACGCATGCCGAGTTGATGGGCATCTTGCCGGGTCCGGACTTCCCGGGCGGCGGCCAGCTGATCACGCCGGCCGCGCAGGTGGCGGACATGTACGCTTCCGGGCGCGGCAGCATGAAGGTGCGGGCGCGCTGGAAGATCGAGGAGCTGGCGCGCGGCCAGTGGCAAGCCGTCGTGTACGAGCTGCCGCCGGGCACGTCGGCGCAGAAGGTGCTGGAAGAGATCGAGGAGCTGACCAATCCGAAGGTCAAGCTGGGCAAGAAGACCTTGTCGCCCGAGCAGCTGGCGTTGAAGGCCATGGTGCTGGGCGCGCTCGACACGATCCGCGACGAATCGGGCCGCAACGCTCCCGTGCGCCTCGTGTTCGAGCCGAAGTCGAAGAACCAGGACCAGAACGAGTTCATGCTGATGCTGCTGGCGCATACGTCGCTGGAAACGTCGGCGCCGATGAACCTCGTGATGATCGGCGGCGACGGCCGCCCGCGCCAGAAAGGCCTGGCCGACATCCTGAACGAATGGATCACGTTCCGCTTCGCCACGGTGACGCGCCGTACGCAGTTCCGCCTGAACAAGGTCGACGACCGCATCCATATCCTGGAAGGGCGCGAGACGATCCTGCTGAACATCGACGAGGTGATCCACATCATCCGCAACTCGGACGAACCGAAGGCGGCGCTGATCGCGCGCTTCAACCTGTCCGACCGCCAGGCCGAGGACATCCTCGAGATCCGCCTGCGCCAGCTGGCGCGCCTGGAGGCGATCAAGATCCAGCAGGAACTGGCCGAGCTGCGCAAGGAAAAGCAGACGTTGCAGGACCTGCTGGACAACCCGTCGTCGATGAAGCGCCTGATCATCCGCGAGATCGAGGCGGATGCGAAAGCCTTCGGCGATGCGCGCCGCACCGTCATCGAGGAAGCGCAACGGGCCATGGTCGAACAGAAGATCGTCGACGAGCCCGTGACCGTCATCATTTCGCAGAAGGGCTGGGTGCGCGCACGCACCGGTATCGGCCACGACCGCGCCCAGTTCACGTTCAAGGCAGGCGACGCGCTGCACGATGCGATCGAATGCCGCACCGTCGATACGCTGCTGGGCTTCGGCGACAACGGCCGGGTGTATTCCGTGCCCGTGGCGGCGCTGCCCAATGCCCGCGGCGATGGCGTGCCGATCACGACGCTGGTCGACCTCTCGGGCGGCGCGCGCCTGCTGCACTACTTCGCCGGCCCGGCCGCCACGCAGCTGCTGCTGGCCTCCGACGCGGGCTTCGGCTTCATCGCCAAGGCGGGCGACATGGTCAGCCGCCTGAAGGGCGGCAAGTCGTTCATCACGCTGGACGAAGGCGCCCGGCCGTTGGCGCCGACCCTGGTGGCGTCCGATGCCAGCGCGATTGCCGTCATCTCCGAAAAGGCGCGCCTCCTGGTGTTCGGCCTGGACGAGATGAAGGTGCTCACCAATGGCGGCCGCGGCGTCACCCTGATGGAACTGGAACCGAAGGAAAAGCTGGTGGCGGCGCAGGCGATCACGCAGAAGGGCGTGACCGTGCAGGGCATCGGCAACGCGCAGAAGGCGAAGGAGGAGCGCATGGGCCCGGGCCTGCTGCAGGAGCACTTCGGCAAGCGGGCACGCAAGGGCAAGGCGATGCCGACACGGATCAAGCCGACGGGGTTGGTACCGAACAGCTGATCGGCAGCCTCTCCCGGGTTTGGGGTCTGTCGCCGCTATGCGAGAACGCCGGTTCTCGCCTGCGGGGTCGAGGGTCTGTCCCTGCATAGGGACTGACCCTGAAGTTCGGGGAATCCTTCTCGATTGCGCCTAACTTCGGGGTCAGTCCCCGCAAGGGGGACAGACCCCAGCCATCAAGCGGCCGCGCGCAACGCCGGCCGTGCCCCCGTCTGCGCCAGGTGCCGCCGCGCCGCGGCCCGGCCCTCTTCATACAGGTTGCGTACGCGCCCTTGCGAGAAATCGTGGTCGCCACCCGCTGCGGCCTGCGTGCTGGCGATGATGTGGAGGTTTTTCAGTGCCCGCAGCCGCATCAGCCACGCAAACGACGGCATGCTTTCCAGCGCCGTGCCGCCCGCCACCGATTCCAGCTCCGCCAGCATGGCGAGGAAGCCATCGAGCTTGCCGTCGCCGCCATACTGCGCCCAGAAACGGTTCTGGTACTGCAGCGCGGTCGCGCGCGTCTGCACTTCCAGCAGGTTGGTGGGCGACGGCTGGTCGTCGGTCGGGAACAAATCGACGACAAAGATCGGCAGCGTGTCGATTTCGTCCGGCTCCAACAGGTTCAGCAGCGAATCGATGGGTGTGTTGCTGAACAAGCCGCCATCCCAGTAGTCCTTGCCGTCGATCCGCGTGGCGGGAAAGCCGGGCGGCAGGCTGCCGCTGGCCAGCACGTGCGACGGCGTCAGGCGGGTGCGCACGGCCTTGTGATGGCCCGTGTCCAGATGCGCTTCCCTGGCCGTGTAGTTCGAGAACGTGACCTGGCCGCCCGTGTGCAGGCTGGTGGCCGCGACACCAAAGCGGATATGCAGAGGGTCGTTGAGCTGCTCGAAGTCCAGCAGCCCCGCCAGGGTCCGGTGCATCGGCGCGGTGCTGCACAGGCTGTTCCAGCTCAGCACGTTCCAGTAGTCGGTACGCGACTGCCAGAATTTCGGGTTGCCCAACAGCGACATGTTGGCCTGCACGAATGCCGGCAACAGCGGCATCGCCGGCAGCGTGATCGCATCCCATATCCGGTGCAGGCTGGCGGCGATATCGCCCCCCTTGGCGCCGGCGATCGAGGCGGCGTTGATCGCGCCGATCGAAACCCCCGTGACGACGCGGGGATGCCAGCCCTCCTCCACCAGGCCGGTCACCACGCCATATTCGAAAGCGCCCAGCGCGCCGCCGCCCTGCAAGATCAAAGCCATCGGTTTCATCGTGACTGCTCCATGAAGTGCATCAAGGGAGGTCACAGATTGCGCCCTGGCAGCGCGACGATGTTGATCTCGCTCAAGCGATCGAGGCTTGCAACCGTCAGCTTCCTGCCGCGCGAGAGCGTGTCGAATCCGGGCCGGTTCAGAAAAACCACAACAAAAAGCCGCCGTCCGCGGGGTGCGGAACGGCGGCTTTCGATGAAGGGCCAGGCTTAGTGCTTGGCGGCTTCCTTCTTCACCTCGGCATTGGCCTTGGCGACGGCTTCGTCCGTCTTGGCGGCTGCCAGCGCTTTTTCCTTGTCGGCCTCAGCCATTTCCTTGGCGACCTTTTCGTTC
This is a stretch of genomic DNA from Pseudoduganella chitinolytica. It encodes these proteins:
- a CDS encoding acyltransferase family protein, with the translated sequence MRFTYLDGMRGLGALFVLARHWNALLGLDFSTSYLAVDLFFTLSGFVIAHAYENQLRSGAMLPGDFVRVRIARFYPVYALAVLLCLAVALTKAAAAGQPPALFAEWCVSALCALLFVPFSVTGSAMMFPLNTAFWSLGQEMLVNLLYAGTARLLSDRVLTAIVTVCALLLSATAYATGSIGHGYLSGLPSFLGGSLRAVFGIALGLLLYRQRARLHGLATMLPAWCSLLLVAAMLAVPAPPRHTWLLELAAVFLVFPLAVLMGAAGAPAPGWHGRAMLALGGASYSLYLLHNPFLKLARRVAEVSGDWTRPAVGLLALALVLLCVQVDRRFDQPAARWLRVRLRRKRTLPLASPG
- a CDS encoding DNA topoisomerase IV subunit B; translation: MATKKPVSDYSESSIRVLKGLEPVKQRPGMYTRTENPLHIIQEVIDNASDEALGGHCKNIVVTQNTDGSITVEDDGRGIPVGLHPEENVPTVEIVFTRLHAGGKFDKGSGGAYAFSGGLHGVGVSVTNALSKRLEINVWRKDDKGNGYHTIAFENGDLVQPLTSQPAPKDGKKSGTRVTAWPDAKYFDSPLISQVELQRLLRSKAVLLPGVTVTLKNAKTGDSQTWQYNDGLRGYLTEALAQSGNGETVVPMFEGEQFAGPDAEGFAEGEGASWVVAWTEEGAIMRESYVNLIPTPNGGTHESGLREGLFGAMKNFVELHSLLPKGVKLLPEDVFARASFVLSAKVLDPQFQGQIKERLNSRDAVRLVATYSKPALELWLNQHIDWGKKLAELVIKQAQSRLRSAQKVEKKKSSGVAVLPGKLTDCESSDVSRTELFLVEGDSAGGSAKMGRDKEFQAILPLRGKVLNSWETDRDRLFANNEIHDIAVAIGVDPHGVTDSPDLSGLRYGKICILSDADVDGSHIQVLLLTLFFRHFPALIQHGHICIARPPLYRVDAPARGKKPIQKLYALDDGELTAIEDKLRKDGLKDGSWSISRFKGLGEMNAEQLWETTMNPDTRRLLPVSLGDFQHTEAAARFNMLMGKGEAAARRAWIEEHGNEVEADI
- the parC gene encoding DNA topoisomerase IV subunit A is translated as MTQQANLFDEPQPGNNGNGGDGGETLTLSTFAERAYLDYAISVVKGRALPDVCDGQKPVQRRILYSMNELGLNSAAKPRKSATVVGDVLGKLHPHGDQSVYDALVRMAQDFSLRYPLIDGQGNFGSRDGDGAAAMRYTEARLTPIARLLLDEIDQGTVDFIPNYDGSTEEPALLPARLPMVLLNGASGIAVGLATEIPSHNLREVADAAVALIRNPKLTHAELMGILPGPDFPGGGQLITPAAQVADMYASGRGSMKVRARWKIEELARGQWQAVVYELPPGTSAQKVLEEIEELTNPKVKLGKKTLSPEQLALKAMVLGALDTIRDESGRNAPVRLVFEPKSKNQDQNEFMLMLLAHTSLETSAPMNLVMIGGDGRPRQKGLADILNEWITFRFATVTRRTQFRLNKVDDRIHILEGRETILLNIDEVIHIIRNSDEPKAALIARFNLSDRQAEDILEIRLRQLARLEAIKIQQELAELRKEKQTLQDLLDNPSSMKRLIIREIEADAKAFGDARRTVIEEAQRAMVEQKIVDEPVTVIISQKGWVRARTGIGHDRAQFTFKAGDALHDAIECRTVDTLLGFGDNGRVYSVPVAALPNARGDGVPITTLVDLSGGARLLHYFAGPAATQLLLASDAGFGFIAKAGDMVSRLKGGKSFITLDEGARPLAPTLVASDASAIAVISEKARLLVFGLDEMKVLTNGGRGVTLMELEPKEKLVAAQAITQKGVTVQGIGNAQKAKEERMGPGLLQEHFGKRARKGKAMPTRIKPTGLVPNS
- a CDS encoding patatin-like phospholipase family protein, which codes for MALILQGGGALGAFEYGVVTGLVEEGWHPRVVTGVSIGAINAASIAGAKGGDIAASLHRIWDAITLPAMPLLPAFVQANMSLLGNPKFWQSRTDYWNVLSWNSLCSTAPMHRTLAGLLDFEQLNDPLHIRFGVAATSLHTGGQVTFSNYTAREAHLDTGHHKAVRTRLTPSHVLASGSLPPGFPATRIDGKDYWDGGLFSNTPIDSLLNLLEPDEIDTLPIFVVDLFPTDDQPSPTNLLEVQTRATALQYQNRFWAQYGGDGKLDGFLAMLAELESVAGGTALESMPSFAWLMRLRALKNLHIIASTQAAAGGDHDFSQGRVRNLYEEGRAAARRHLAQTGARPALRAAA